One window of Nicotiana tomentosiformis chromosome 11, ASM39032v3, whole genome shotgun sequence genomic DNA carries:
- the LOC104096443 gene encoding dehydration-responsive element-binding protein 1A-like, which translates to MNIFGDYNFDPLISTLSTSLLPAAESSTSSDSGSAGSTPNYSDEEVMLASNYPKKRAGRKKFRETRHPVYRGIRRRNSNKWVCEVREPNKKSRIWLGTFPTAEMAARAHDVAAISLRGRSACLNFADSAWRLPIPTSAAAKDIQKAAVEAAETFRPVESHGENFKEIIVDQVIQELVAELPDNVLFMDEEALFCMPRLLVNMAEGLMLPPPQCIIDGYEMEADHADMSLWSY; encoded by the coding sequence ATGAATATTTTTGGAGACTACAATTTTGATCCACTAATTTCTACACTGTCAACTTCTTTGTTGCCAGCTGCTGAATCTTCAACTTCGTCTGATAGTGGCAGCGCAGGGAGTACACCTAATTATTCTGATGAAGAAGTGATGTTAGCTTCGAACTATCCAAAGAAACGTGCGGGTAGGAAGAAGTTTCGTGAAACTCGACATCCAGTATACAGGGGAATAAGGAGGAGAAATTCGAATAAGTGGGTTTGTGAAGTAAGAGAACCCAATAAGAAATCAAGAATATGGCTGGGCACTTTCCCAACTGCAGAAATGGCAGCTCGAGCTCATGACGTGGCGGCCATATCTCTAAGAGGCCGGTCAGCATGTTTGAACTTTGCTGATTCGGCTTGGAGGTTACCCATCCCGACTTCAGCGGCCGCCAAGGATATTCAGAAGGCGGCCGTTGAAGCCGCCGAAACATTTCGGCCTGTAGAATCACATGGAGAAAactttaaggaaattattgttgacCAAGTAATACAAGAGTTGGTTGCAGAATTGCCTGATAATGTGTTGTTTATGGATGAGGAGGCACTTTTCTGCATGCCGAGATTACTTGTGAATATGGCCGAAGGGCTAATGCTACCTCCACCTCAATGTATTATAGACGGATATGAAATGGAAGCTGATCATGCTGACATGTCTTTGTGGAGCTATTGA